The sequence ACGTTCTATACACAAGGAGTTGTTGGCAGTGCCCAACAATAAAGGGTTTACATTAATCGAAATGATGATAGTAATTGTTATTATTGGAATATTGGCTTCCGCTGCCTATCCTACTCTCTCAGGAGCAGCAAACATATCTAATGAGAATGAACGCGCAATACACGAAGAAGTCATCAATAAAGCCTTGATAGAATGCTATGCGCTGACAGGGACTTATCCTAATCAGGGAGTTCATGACACAAGTAAATCAAATCTCACATTAAGCGAGTTATCTAAATTAGAAGAGCAAACGGGTATTCACATGAACACCTCCAAATATGAGTACACCTATGTACTAAATGACAATGGGATCTATGATGTTAATAAACTCCATGTTGATTTGAATTGATATTGGAGGAATCAATATTGGAGAGTAAGAAATTTAATCAGTTGAAAGATTACCAAGGATATACTCTTGTAGAGCTTATTGTCGTGCTGGCAATTATGGCTATTTTGGGTTCGATGCTGGTGTCATTGATGAATGTTGGTGTCCGGTTATACAGAACCGCTGATACAGCAATGAATAATCAAAGTAACGCACGGGTGGCCTTAGCATATGTAACAGTCAAAATTCGACAGAATGATGCATCTAATGCTATATCAGTCAGTAATGAATTAGATAGTCTAAATGATTCTATCTATGTATTAAAGATAAAAGATGCCAATGTATCAGGGAATACGATTTGGATCTATTATGATAAGTACACTCAAAAATTGCGAGAACAAAAGGGAAGTAGTAGTTTCGATCCTGTATTAAAAAACGGTACAGAAATAACGGGGTTAAAAAGTTTTAAGATTGAAAAAAGTGGGATTACGCTTCACTTTGAGGTTTTATCAATTGATAGTACCGTTTATTTATCACAAGATATCACCTTGCGATCACCTTAGTATCTTTGTGTTCGACTAGTTAGTATCGATTATCTATTTTTAAGTGAAGAGTTAAACCCTTTTATGCATAGTAATTTGATCAGGCCGGGAGGAACATCATGTTTAGGGATAATAAAGTTCTTGGTATTGATATCGGCACGCGTTTGACAAAATTTGCTTTATTGAAGCAAGGAACAAAACCGGAACTTATTGCCTGGGGGATTGTTCCAACACCTCAGGGAAGTGTTTCTGACGGCCTGATCAGGGACAAGGAAGCCGTCTCGGAAATGCTGAAGAGTGCGATCAGTGAATATAAGTTAACGGCAAAGAGGGTTGCTGTTACACTGCATTCCTCCGGCATTATGCTGCGGGAACTTAACTTGACGGCTCTAGAAGATGCTGAAATCGAACCTGCTGTCGAGTTTGAATTATCTCAAAGCTTTCCGGATATGCTGCAAACTCATGCTACTGCTTTCAAAATATATACTAAGACAAGTGAATCTCTGAATGGGATTAGCACATCTTGTCCTAAACAAATTGTAAATAGTTATATTGAGCTGTTTGATGATTCTGGTCTAACATTAAAATATGTTGACGTTAATGCTAACACATTGGCAAAAGCTTATAATCATTTTGTGCAACCTCCGGTCCCGGGGGATTCGGTGTTAATCGTTGACCTAAGTTATGCAACATCCGAAGTAAATGTTCTAGTCGATGGAAAGTTAATCTTAAGCCGCAGTGTTTCAGGTGGGGGGGCATTCGTCGATAGCTTAATTGTCAACCGCTTCGAAATCTCCATGGAGGAAGCAGAAGCAGCCAGGCAGAGCGGGTATAAGCAATTGTCGATAAGTCAGGATGAGTTGGATTCTTGCCTTCGCTTGGGATATTCTTCGGTTGAAGAACAGATAAGACAAACTCTGGACTTTATTCGCTATAGTAAGCTGCCTGACGGTATAAAACAGATTTGCCTTACCGGCGGGGGCAGTAATTTTCCAGGTTTGGAGACTTACTTCAGCGGCATATTCAGGACACCTGTAACAGTTGCACAATCAGATAGTATTCCCCTTGAAGTCTCAGATAAGTTTTTTATTTTGATGCCCGCTATTGGCGCAGCTTTAAGGGAGGACTAGTGTCTTGAAAGATATAAATCTGATAGCAAAGTCATTGCAGCAAAAACGGGAACATCAAAACTCTGGAATGGGTCAAAAATTATTGTTTTCGATTCTAATCGTTTTGTTAGTAGGAGCTCTGGGATATGGAGTTCTTGCCTTTCTCAAGGCTCGTTTAGTTACAAAGGAAGAAGCCATTGCCCAAAAGATTAAAGAGGCTGCCCCCATTGTTGAACTCAAAAAGAATATACTAGTCAAAGAACAAAAGATTACTCAGCTTTCTGAGGTAATTGATATGGCAAATGCTCAGTCCATCCTTAATACTAAAATACTTGACGGTATTTCCAAAGTGTTGCCGGAGGATGTCTTTATAGTTAATTATGCAGTGAGCCAAGCAGGAGAGTTGAATATCATTGGGAAGGCAAGGGACATGGACAGTATAGCTTATTTTGTCCATGAGCTGAAAGAGAGCGGGCTATTCAGTGATGTCTACCTTAGCAATGTAAGCAGTACCATTAGTAAAAGTTCGGATTCCAATCCCACAGGTATAACAGAGTATAATTTCTCAGCACTTTTAACTTTGAAAAAGTGAGGAAAATCCATGAAGTTCAAATTTGATTTGTCTAAATTGAAGAACCTCAGAGTATCAGGTAAGTCTAAAAAATCGGCGAAGAAGATGCCGGGCTACTTGCAGAAACTTAAAATTAAGCCACAGAAATCATCCTCGCTGAGCCTGTCAAAGAAGGATTTTGTTCTCTTAACCTTATTAATTATAGGATTCCAGGGGTATGGATTATATCACTTTTTTCTTAATCCTAAGTGGCAGGAGTTCAGTAGCTTGCAGACACGCTATACTGCAGAGCAGATGATTGCTGCTAATTTTGAAAAGGATATGGCCCAGAAAGACCATTATCTTGAAAATCTAAAGTTACAGGATTATAAGTTTAATGCTTTAACGAAGGTACTGCCTAGCGAGGTTCCTCAAGAGGAAATTGTCCTTATGCTTAATAAATTGTCCAAGGAACGAGAACTGGAGATTAACGGTATTTCTTTAAGTGATATTTCTTTTGTCAGCAAACAAGATTTTTCAGCTGGGAAAACAATATTATCCCAGTCACAAGATAACAGTAAAACAAGCACAACAACCAATGTTGCAGCGGATAGTCAAAACAGTCAAAGTACATCAGCGAATATGTCTGGCAGTTCAGTCCCAGCGAAAGCTAATGATATGGTCATAGTTGAGAATATTGATATTGCTTTCTCCGGAAATTATGGGTCGTTATATAATTTCATCAGTGATCTGGAACAAAGTGTCCGAAAAATTATTATTCAAGAAGTAAGTATGACCAGAGCCGGCGGGGATTTATTAAAAGGACAGCTCAAGATTCAGTATATTGGATATGTAAGCCCTGATGACAAGAACACCTATACCTTAGATACTCCTGAAACAAGTGGTAAAGACAGTCCTTTTCAGGCTTATGCGGGATTTGAGGAGAATATCTCTGCTGTGACCGGATCTTCCTCTGGTCAAGGGCAAGCTCCTGTAAAAACGTCAAATCCTGATTTTTACCTTATGCTCAGCACTTATGATGATAATGCGCCTAAGATTATTATGGGAGATTATACTAAGAATGGGACTGAAGTTTATAGTAATGCCAATGCTAACGTTCGAGGAAAGCTTGCTGTTAGCGGAGATGAAGATAATATGACTTACTCTTATTCTCTTGATGGTGCAATACAAACAAAGCAAGGCAAATTGCTTATTGATGGAGGAAAAATACACACAGAGGTAATCGCTCATGCTCGTAAGAACGAACAAGATAAAGTGGGCTTAATCCTCGACGTGGATAATAAAACCAACTATCCTTTAGAGATCACCGTTATTAGTGATGATAAACAAGCCCCCAGGTTTAGCCTTGGAACACAATTTGGGAGTGTGACGTTAAAGTAGGTGATTTTTGTGAAAGCAAAATATGACAAAGGCTTTACCTTAGTTGAAGTAATGATCGCTTTGGCTATTGTGGCTATAGTTTCAACCCCTTTGTTGCGTATGTTCGTGACGACAAGTTATGCCAATCATGAAGCTCAAGTTATGGATTCGGCAAATACGATTGTTGTTCAAAAAGCTGAGATATTCAAAGCTAATCCTGAAGGGTATAGAAGTGAACACGGCGATGAATCATATGATTTCTATAAAGAAGATGGTACCTTTATCGGGGAGTATCCTGATTTAAGCGATATTCCTTCTGGGGCAGCCATGATGATTAAAAGTACTATGTCAGGACCTCAAAATAATGGATCAAATGTCCCTGAAGTTGGATATTATCCTGACTTTGCACTGACGATAAATTTGTCAAAATACGCATCTGACGTTGATTTACTTAAATTAACTGTGTCAGACTGTTATGTAATAAGTGTGGACCCTCTTGCAGGTTTAATATTAGTTGATACCATGAAATTTACGGATACGGTCATTCCAATCAGGGTTGATTTTCATGGAGATAAGAAAACTATTAATGTTGAAAACTACTCGGACAAGGAAGCGGAGTTTTATATTTTCAATGCCGAAGATAATAGTGATGTAACAATTCATGTGGTTAAAGGGGCTTCGAGTACAGCATTTGTGAATAATCCTGAGACCATTCCTAGTAAAAGTTACAATTTAACACTTACGGTAAATAGGCTGAAAGAAGGGATTTGGGCAGAAATGCTTAACTATTCAGCTTTGGCAAATGATTATTCTGCAAAATAGCTACTTTCAGAATGGAGCATTAAAATGAAATTTGGCACACGCCTCAATCTGAAAAGTGAAAAGGGTAATGCATTGCTTATGGCCTTGGCAGTCATTTTTATCTTGACCTCCTTCGGGACAGTATCTTTGATGACAAGTGTGGCTAACGTCAAAATGAGCGGAAAATACAAGAGTTGGTCTAAGGATTACTCTATTCTTGACACAAATGCTGAAACAAAGGTGAATCAGATAAATTCTATATTAGAAGAAGCTGAAAGTAATGCCCAAAAGTATATGGACGGACAATATTACTTGTCGTCGATGGGACCAAGTGGGGATTTGGAAATCCCAGATCCGGCTCAGAAGTACATAAATGGACAATGGAGTACGTGGGTGAAACCCTATTTAGGTGATATGGAAAGTGAGGAGTATAAGAACTATCAGCCCATTTTTGTGGATAATATTCTTACGAGACTATACTATTATTATGCATCTAAGCTCCTTAACAATAATGCAGATGCCAACGGTTATGCTTTATTAACTCAGATTGATGGTTCGGATATAGGACTAACTGATTATCAGAGTAATTTGTTTAGCAGCTCGACACAGATTTTGAATGAAGGAAATTTGGCTGTCAAGTTACAAACCAATACCATTAAAGATAAAGTCATAGCTGTCAGGCTTATTGTTAACTATCCAACTTACGAACCTGTTAAACAAACAAAAGTTGTTGTATTTAAAGGGAATCCGATTTGGACCAATGCAATTACCGCCGCTGGCAGCATTGGTTTTATAAATGGCTCAAGCACTATTAAAGGGGATTTGTTTTCCGCAGATAAAGAGGAAAGTCTTTATCTTAATGATAATCATGTGAAGGCATCGGGAATATATAGTGACGGTGCACAGGTTAGTATTTACGGTAATGTATATTCTAAGGGGAATCTTCATACCATTCGAAGCAATTCTAAAATGAATATCTACAAATATCCTACTGAAAATTTCTCGATTGATTTAAAGTCGAATGTCTTTGCCAAAAATATTTATCCTGGGCTATTTTTTGAAGACGACCTTGAAAAATATCCCATATCAACAAAGTATACTTATGTTGAACCATATCCTGTAGATTCCAGTGATGATACGCTCTATTTTATTAATCAAGATATTATCGGAGGCAACATTTATTGTAACAGCTTGTCAGTGGATCGTACGGTGGATGATAAAAAGGTTGACAATGCTGAAATTTATGCCCATGGTAATGTAAGTACGTGGAATGATATTAAGATGAATAATAGTATACCAGGCAGCCTCTTTGACGGAAAAGATTCGAAAATTACCGTAGCAAAGAATTTTATAGGTATTAATGCAGAAGGGCACAATGGGGATCCTAATGCCAGCAGTACGGTGATCAATAACACAGCTCTGTCAGGTAATACGATAACTTTAAACGGAAAGATGATTGTACCGGGAACCGCTTGGGCTGAGTATGCTGGAGTTAAGAAAAACGGTTGGGAGCGCTTTTGGTGGCCTGGTTCTAAATCAAATCCCATTAATCCTTGGCTTAGTTATCAGTATTATCAGACTGGAGAAAGTATAACTGCTAAAAATGCAGATATCTATAGTGCCTATCTGTCACCTGTGGAGCATCCAGTTCCTTCGTATAATTATTCTTATGAACCTTATACAATAGAAGCTGAACCTGATTCATATGTGGAGGCAAATATTAATTCTTATTATTTAATGCGAGGAGATAATACGAGCGGAAGTGATACGGATAGTTTGATTCCCAAAAAGAGTCAACTAACTGATTTTATCAATAGTAAAAAGCTAAGTGGAGGTAAGGTTGTTTCAAATATATTTTCAGGTGGAAACGTCACAGGATACGCACTGGGGGAAGCGTTATTGCACAGAAGTAAAGCATCCACGGTCACGGTACATGGAGAGCCTATCAGTAATCTCCCAGATGATCTACAGCCTCACCAGATCATTGATAACGCAGACTATCATATGTATTATTTTGATATACAAAGTACTTTGTCTAAAATATTTCTTTCTAAAGTACAAAATCTCGGAACCTTGAAAAAAATGCCCGTGAGCTTTGAAGGCTTTATTGACCCGTCAGAAGGATATAGGGAAAATTTGGGGAGGGACTACGAAGATTATGTAGATAAGTCTGCTGTAAAGGATATTAACGGTAATTTATTACATTCAAATCCAGCGGAAATGACAAACGCTTTTGTTTATCTTGAACTACCCTCAAGTGGTGAAACTAATATATTAAATATTTCTGACAGCTTCAGCGGAATTATCTACTGTGAAGGAAACCTGAAGATAACAGGTAGCGGCAATTTTAACGGGGCAATCATTGCCGAGGGTAATATTACGGTTGTAAATGATGCTTCTATCAGTTATGACGAAGAAGTTATTCAAAATGTTTTGGAGAAGGATAATGACGCATATTGCTTCTTTTCAAAGCTTAGCAGTTTTGAAAATCAAACTAATAAATCAAAAGGGTTTATAGACAAATCAGCTATATTTAACAGTGACGGAAGCTTACGTTCTTGGGTTAAGACTGATCCAACCGGAATGCAGAAAAATTTTATTTATTTTAAGAACAATAACAGCACGTTGCATTCTGGAAATTATCAGGGGATTATTTATTGCGAAGGAAATCTCAACATTGAAAATGGTGTAACCTTAAATGGGGCAATTATATGCGAGGGTAATGTAACCGTTGAAGGAGGTTCAACAATTACCTATGATGAAAAGGTTATAAAGAACGTATTAAAAGACGCAAACGTCAGACGATTTTTTGCTCCAGGCGAAATGGGTTCAGATATTATTAGTAATTATACAACAACAGCTTCTGATGGGGCAGTACGGCTGACGAATGTCAAACGTTTTCAAATTGTCGAATGGAAAGAGGAACAACAATAAAAGACTTCATTATTAATGAAAAGTTTAATAGGCCTGTTTGCCGGTTTGGTTGAGGGTGTGAAGTAAGCAGAGTTCGGGAAAGGAAGGAAAACTATTGCTAGACAGCGGGTTAAAATTAGAATAAATTAGAAATAAGTCTAAAGAACGGTAGACCTAATACATGGAGAAAATTTTCTCATTTTGAACGGAGGGTTTTACTTATGTATACATCATTAGTCCAAGGTCTAGCTATACTTAAAACCAAAGTATTAAAGACAGTAAGTATTTTATTCCTTTTTCTGCTTATAATTGCAGCGGTTCCAGCTCAGGTACATGCCGCTGCTGTTCCCATTAGTGTTGATCAATTCACTCCAGCCAATGTGGCTGGAGATGGTGGAACAAGCCTATTATGGAAGAGGGCGAACGCGAATACGACTTCCTCAGGTGTTCTACGGATTGTTCCTAATACGGGCAATCAACATGGGATAGTGGTTCGCCGCAGCAAAGTTAAGCTTACCGGCGGTTTCAGTACCTATTTTGTAATGAATATGAATAGCAGTAAGTCAGCCTTGCCAGCAGATGGACTGACCTTTGTCGTTCAGAGTAACCCAGAACCTAAGGTGGGAAACTGGGGTGCAGGACTGGGCTATCAGAGCGTTGGGAAATCTCTGGGAGTTGAATTTGACATTTGGAAAAATACGGGTTGGGACGTTGCAACCTCAACGGGTCAGTACTATTATGATCCGAATGCCAACCATGTGGCGATCGTAAAAAATGGTAATAACATGCATGATCCGGCAAGTAAGGATGCGATCGACGACGGTACGTTAAGAACGGGAACTGTGGTGACTACAGGAGCGGGAACCGCATTAACTCGGACTAATCCAGGAACGCTTACTCTTTACAAAGAGGATGGAACCCTCGATGTCAACGTCTGGATTGACTACGATGGAACCACTCTGACAGCAACGTATGGACCTTCTTCTACTAAAACATCAAGTTCCAATCGTGTAATTTCTAAAAACGTTGGTAATGAGTTAAACAACCAAGAGGTTTATGTCGGCTTTTCTGGGTCGACGGGAGGCTCAAATGCTAATGTAGATATAAAAAAGTGGTATTTTACTGACACCTATGATCCAGACCCTGTTGTTCCTCCAACGCAGGGGGCCAATAGTGTGGGGATAACCTTAATTCCAGGATCAATTAATCCAACTGCGGCAAATTTCCGAGTCAAGGATATCCACAATAATGATATGATCAATCAGAACGTTGCTGTTTATATTGATGATAGTACTACTCCAATCGCAACTATCAATACTGGTACAGACGGTGCCCAAGCCACCTATAGCATAGGAACATTGGCAGCAGGCAGTCATACTATTAAAGGGGTTGCCGCCAATGGCGGAGCTTCAAATTCTGCGTCTTTTAGTGTAATAATCCCTATTACAGCCATAGGGGCCATAAGTGGTTCACCTCAAGTTGGGGCGGTATTGACAGCAGGAGCTTTGACACCCGCAGGAGCCAACGCGAGTTACCAGTGGCAAATTGCTCCTACAGTAAATGGTAGCTATTCAAACATTACAGGAGCAACAGGAACCACATATATTCCAGTTGCAGAAGATTTAGCTAAGTTCATTAGAGTAGTGGCGACAGGTATCGGCAATTACTCGGGTATAGTAACAAGTACACCAACCCAAGCCGTAGCAGCTCCGCCTCAACTTTATATTAGCCCTGTAGCAGCAACGATTCCATTTGGTTCCAAGCAACAGTTCGAAGCTCTTTTCACTAACGGTGCTTCTAACGCATTTGACTATGCGATTTTCTCAGGGAGTTCGAGTGATTTATTGGGTATATACGGAAGTAGCTTAACGATTAATGGAGATATTCATACAAATAATGCTTTTCAATCTAGTTCTTCTATCTTCAATATGACCGGAACTTGCGAGGCTGTAAAAACGGTGAATGTATGGGGTAGCAGTATAAATATGAAAACACCTGTTGAAAATGCTGCCTATATAGACATGCCTGACTTTAGTGAAATCATTAAAACTCAGGCTAATGCAGCCGGACAATCATATGTAGGAAATAAAAACTATAGCAATACTGACATCAATCTTTCATCTCCGATTTATGTAACGGGTAATCTTACAATAAGTGGCAGTCGAATTTCCGGAAAAGGTACAATAGTGGCAACTGGAGACATAACTATCAGTGGCAGTGGTATATCTTTGGCCAATGATGCATCTGTCTGCATTTATTCTAAGAATGGTAATATAACTGTGAGTAGTTCTGTTGCGACACTGAATGGTATTTTTTATGCTCCAAAGGGGAGAATTGGTGTGTACGCATCTAATGAGACTATTAATGGTCGCCTTATCGGAAATACCGTCCAATTATCCTGCAGCACATTAAATATTACTAGTAGTGCTAACGATTTATTAAGCATACCTTCAAGTGGACCATTACCTGTAACTCCGGTTTGGTCAAGTAGTAATCCAAGTGTGGCATCTATTTCGTCAGATGGAGAAGCCACCGGCAAGGGTTTAGGTACCTGTACAATAACCGCTAATTATCTATTTAATAATACTACCTACCAAGCTTCGGCCCAGCTCACAGTAGCTTCCCAAACAGCGATCAGCCCAACGACCGCAACGTTTGATAAAAACCCCGATAATACGAGTGTGGGTCACTATGCGGACGTAGAGACAACCATGACCTTATACGGAGCGACTTTAGGCAGTATAAAGAACGGAAGCTTAAACCTGACTTCAGGCAGTGATTATACGATTAGTGGAAGCATTGTCACAATTAAGAAAGCCTATTTGGCCACACAAAGTATAGGGACGACGAACCTAACGTTTACTTTTAGTGACGGAAGCACTAAGACATTGACCGTCTCGGTGAGTGATAGCACGCCGCCATCGATCAGCCCAACGACAGCGAAGTTTGATAAAAACACTGCGAACATAAATCCCGGTCACTATGCTGATGTAGCAACAACTATGACCTTAAACGCAGCTACATTAAGCAGCATCAAAAACGGAGGTATAACCTTAACAGCAAACGATTATACAATTAGCGGAAGCAGTGTCACGATTAAGAAAGAGTATTTGGTCAAACAAAGTATCGGGACAACGAGCTTGACGTTCACCTTCAGTGACGGAAGCACTCAGACTTTGACTGTTACGGTGAGTGACAGTTCTTTGCCAACGATCAGCCCAACGGCGGCAATGTTTGATAAAAACAGCGTGAGTACGAACTATGCGAATGTCAGCACAACGATGACTTTGTACTCAGCGAGCTTAGGCA comes from Desulfosporosinus meridiei DSM 13257 and encodes:
- a CDS encoding prepilin-type N-terminal cleavage/methylation domain-containing protein, yielding MPNNKGFTLIEMMIVIVIIGILASAAYPTLSGAANISNENERAIHEEVINKALIECYALTGTYPNQGVHDTSKSNLTLSELSKLEEQTGIHMNTSKYEYTYVLNDNGIYDVNKLHVDLN
- a CDS encoding DUF4860 domain-containing protein is translated as MESKKFNQLKDYQGYTLVELIVVLAIMAILGSMLVSLMNVGVRLYRTADTAMNNQSNARVALAYVTVKIRQNDASNAISVSNELDSLNDSIYVLKIKDANVSGNTIWIYYDKYTQKLREQKGSSSFDPVLKNGTEITGLKSFKIEKSGITLHFEVLSIDSTVYLSQDITLRSP
- the pilM gene encoding pilus assembly protein PilM, with amino-acid sequence MFRDNKVLGIDIGTRLTKFALLKQGTKPELIAWGIVPTPQGSVSDGLIRDKEAVSEMLKSAISEYKLTAKRVAVTLHSSGIMLRELNLTALEDAEIEPAVEFELSQSFPDMLQTHATAFKIYTKTSESLNGISTSCPKQIVNSYIELFDDSGLTLKYVDVNANTLAKAYNHFVQPPVPGDSVLIVDLSYATSEVNVLVDGKLILSRSVSGGGAFVDSLIVNRFEISMEEAEAARQSGYKQLSISQDELDSCLRLGYSSVEEQIRQTLDFIRYSKLPDGIKQICLTGGGSNFPGLETYFSGIFRTPVTVAQSDSIPLEVSDKFFILMPAIGAALRED
- a CDS encoding PilN domain-containing protein translates to MKDINLIAKSLQQKREHQNSGMGQKLLFSILIVLLVGALGYGVLAFLKARLVTKEEAIAQKIKEAAPIVELKKNILVKEQKITQLSEVIDMANAQSILNTKILDGISKVLPEDVFIVNYAVSQAGELNIIGKARDMDSIAYFVHELKESGLFSDVYLSNVSSTISKSSDSNPTGITEYNFSALLTLKK
- a CDS encoding type IV pilus modification PilV family protein, whose product is MKAKYDKGFTLVEVMIALAIVAIVSTPLLRMFVTTSYANHEAQVMDSANTIVVQKAEIFKANPEGYRSEHGDESYDFYKEDGTFIGEYPDLSDIPSGAAMMIKSTMSGPQNNGSNVPEVGYYPDFALTINLSKYASDVDLLKLTVSDCYVISVDPLAGLILVDTMKFTDTVIPIRVDFHGDKKTINVENYSDKEAEFYIFNAEDNSDVTIHVVKGASSTAFVNNPETIPSKSYNLTLTVNRLKEGIWAEMLNYSALANDYSAK
- a CDS encoding DUF2572 family protein, whose amino-acid sequence is MKFGTRLNLKSEKGNALLMALAVIFILTSFGTVSLMTSVANVKMSGKYKSWSKDYSILDTNAETKVNQINSILEEAESNAQKYMDGQYYLSSMGPSGDLEIPDPAQKYINGQWSTWVKPYLGDMESEEYKNYQPIFVDNILTRLYYYYASKLLNNNADANGYALLTQIDGSDIGLTDYQSNLFSSSTQILNEGNLAVKLQTNTIKDKVIAVRLIVNYPTYEPVKQTKVVVFKGNPIWTNAITAAGSIGFINGSSTIKGDLFSADKEESLYLNDNHVKASGIYSDGAQVSIYGNVYSKGNLHTIRSNSKMNIYKYPTENFSIDLKSNVFAKNIYPGLFFEDDLEKYPISTKYTYVEPYPVDSSDDTLYFINQDIIGGNIYCNSLSVDRTVDDKKVDNAEIYAHGNVSTWNDIKMNNSIPGSLFDGKDSKITVAKNFIGINAEGHNGDPNASSTVINNTALSGNTITLNGKMIVPGTAWAEYAGVKKNGWERFWWPGSKSNPINPWLSYQYYQTGESITAKNADIYSAYLSPVEHPVPSYNYSYEPYTIEAEPDSYVEANINSYYLMRGDNTSGSDTDSLIPKKSQLTDFINSKKLSGGKVVSNIFSGGNVTGYALGEALLHRSKASTVTVHGEPISNLPDDLQPHQIIDNADYHMYYFDIQSTLSKIFLSKVQNLGTLKKMPVSFEGFIDPSEGYRENLGRDYEDYVDKSAVKDINGNLLHSNPAEMTNAFVYLELPSSGETNILNISDSFSGIIYCEGNLKITGSGNFNGAIIAEGNITVVNDASISYDEEVIQNVLEKDNDAYCFFSKLSSFENQTNKSKGFIDKSAIFNSDGSLRSWVKTDPTGMQKNFIYFKNNNSTLHSGNYQGIIYCEGNLNIENGVTLNGAIICEGNVTVEGGSTITYDEKVIKNVLKDANVRRFFAPGEMGSDIISNYTTTASDGAVRLTNVKRFQIVEWKEEQQ
- a CDS encoding X2-like carbohydrate binding domain-containing protein; translation: MYTSLVQGLAILKTKVLKTVSILFLFLLIIAAVPAQVHAAAVPISVDQFTPANVAGDGGTSLLWKRANANTTSSGVLRIVPNTGNQHGIVVRRSKVKLTGGFSTYFVMNMNSSKSALPADGLTFVVQSNPEPKVGNWGAGLGYQSVGKSLGVEFDIWKNTGWDVATSTGQYYYDPNANHVAIVKNGNNMHDPASKDAIDDGTLRTGTVVTTGAGTALTRTNPGTLTLYKEDGTLDVNVWIDYDGTTLTATYGPSSTKTSSSNRVISKNVGNELNNQEVYVGFSGSTGGSNANVDIKKWYFTDTYDPDPVVPPTQGANSVGITLIPGSINPTAANFRVKDIHNNDMINQNVAVYIDDSTTPIATINTGTDGAQATYSIGTLAAGSHTIKGVAANGGASNSASFSVIIPITAIGAISGSPQVGAVLTAGALTPAGANASYQWQIAPTVNGSYSNITGATGTTYIPVAEDLAKFIRVVATGIGNYSGIVTSTPTQAVAAPPQLYISPVAATIPFGSKQQFEALFTNGASNAFDYAIFSGSSSDLLGIYGSSLTINGDIHTNNAFQSSSSIFNMTGTCEAVKTVNVWGSSINMKTPVENAAYIDMPDFSEIIKTQANAAGQSYVGNKNYSNTDINLSSPIYVTGNLTISGSRISGKGTIVATGDITISGSGISLANDASVCIYSKNGNITVSSSVATLNGIFYAPKGRIGVYASNETINGRLIGNTVQLSCSTLNITSSANDLLSIPSSGPLPVTPVWSSSNPSVASISSDGEATGKGLGTCTITANYLFNNTTYQASAQLTVASQTAISPTTATFDKNPDNTSVGHYADVETTMTLYGATLGSIKNGSLNLTSGSDYTISGSIVTIKKAYLATQSIGTTNLTFTFSDGSTKTLTVSVSDSTPPSISPTTAKFDKNTANINPGHYADVATTMTLNAATLSSIKNGGITLTANDYTISGSSVTIKKEYLVKQSIGTTSLTFTFSDGSTQTLTVTVSDSSLPTISPTAAMFDKNSVSTNYANVSTTMTLYSASLGSIKNGSVTLIEGRDYNRSGSTVTILKEYLAEQSVGTTSLTFTFSDGSTQTLTVTVSDSTPTISPTTATFDKNTSNTSTGHYADIQVTLTLKGSSLTSITNGSTTLNAGSDYTISGSNVTLSTTYLSTLPTSEIPTNLTFTFSTGNTQVLGITVSDSRPTLLLSNPSITTKSGDHKISILPNVPIQASVSFDLSGEAKYLRMNFDESNAKVEITNIYHDNQRISLKKDSTDPQKLLPDTTFVSGRYTFDALITDVKNVTEEGNPLLIILTASAQNAKNPSAPDTSIKVDTSSLSLSINVGTAPPLH